A region of the Myxococcus stipitatus DSM 14675 genome:
GTGCCCACCTCGCTCCCTGAGCAACCCGAGAAGACTCACCGGCAACCATTCCATCACCAGGAAGGGAGCGCCATCCTCCGGGGTTTCCCCCAACGCGAGCACCTTCACCAGGTACGGATGACGGAGCTGCTGAAGTGTCTGAGCCTCGTTGAGGAAACGCGCCACCACCTCTTTCTGAAGGCTCGCCTCCGAGGTCAACATCTTCACCGCCGCCCAGGAACCATCGGCTGGGTGGCGGGCCTGATAGACGTCGCTCGACCCGCCGACCGCGACTCGGTTGACGATGACGTACTCTCCGACCCGCGTACCGGAGGCTCGCATCAGGAGTTCCTGGACGGGTCCAACGCGCGCAGCCTGGGCATCCATTGCAGCATTCCCCGCAGCTCCTCGGCGCAGGAGGGATGCTTCGCCACGAACGCCTCCACATCCACCTTCTCGCCCGCTTCGCGGCGCCGGAGATAGCGGCAGTAGGCGGCATCCGCTTCGTTCCGCATCGCGGCGACTTCGGGAGTCAACGGGCCGTCCTCGTCCGGTTCCTCGGTCATGTAGCTTCGCAACGCCCGGGACCCCCGCTGCATGAGGCCCTCCACGGATTTCTGCGTCTTGCCCAAGGACTCCGCGATGGCCTTCACGGGGAGCTCGTCCAAGTAGAACATGCTCAAGGCTTGGTGCTGGTCCGGCTGCTGCTCCGCGAGCCAACTGAAGGCCGCGAGCACGCGCCGCCATTCCTCCTGATGGGCGGTCACCTGGCTGGGACTGGGTCCCCTCGCCTTCACCGCCAGGGCATCCTTCGAGTCCAGGGGAACCGTGTCCATGACGTCTCGCTGCTGACGGGTGCTGTGGCGGTACGTCTGGGTGGCTTCATTCTTCACGATGCGGGTCAGCCAGCCCCAAAACTCGCCCTCGGTATCCCCCTTGAAGCGGTCGATGTGCTGAAACACCTTCAGCAGGGAGTCTTGAGAGATGTCAGAGGGACGAGCGCCAATCTTCTCGACCATGGCCTTGCGCTTCGGCTCTTTGACCAACCGGCTCGCTCTCTCCATGCAACGGCGCAACAGCTCTTCTCGCGCCAGGCTGTCTCCCGAACGGGTGCGGGTCAGCAAATCCTCGAATGGCACCTTCGATACCGTCAGCTCAGTCATTCCCATCCCCCCTCATCTGAGTGGCTCCCTCTTCGCACGCCAGGGCCTTGAAGCGCACATCCTCCGCATCCTGTTTGATGAACTCTTGAACAAGCGCGCAGCGGTCCGCGTGCCAGTCCGGTGGAGTCAGCTTGCCTCGCCGCGCATCCAACTGCTCGAGCCCCTGCAGCGCCTCCGCGAGGACCAAGGCAAACCGCTTGCTGGTTCTTTCTCCAGCACGCAGCTCCGTCCCCAGTTTCTCCGCCTCGCGCAGGCTCGCATCCGCGTCCGACCATCTCGCCTCGTCCATCGCGAGTCGCGCGTTCCACACCAGCACCCGTGCCAACATCAACCTGCGGTGGTGGTCCCCTGGATGGGCCGCCACCTCTGGCCGCAAGAGCCCCACTGCTTCATCCAACTGACTCCTGGATTCTTCGACTCGGCCCTCACGGCGCAGAACCTCCGCCTGATGCCCCAGGGCCTCGGCATGGAGCGAAGCCCCATACTTGGGATCAACCCTGGAGAACAGTGACAGGGCCTGGCCAAACAGCCGGATGGACTCCGCTGGTCGCCCCTCTTTGAACTCCAACTCCGCCATCTCCCCGCTGCTGACGGCCGAGCCTCTGTCCCCCTCGAGGGAAGGAGGTGAGCTGGCGCCCTGCTCGTCGAAGTACCTGTCCGATTGAACGAAATGAAACCTCGCCTCCTTCAACCTTCCCGCCGCCATATCGACCTTGCCCTGCTTCGAGTGATTGAGCGCCCACTGCATCCGGTGGTCCTCATCCACGAACCCTCTCCGCGAGGCCTGGCGCAGAAGCTCTCGGGCCGTCTCCAGATGTTGGTTCGCGGCGCGGAGTGAGCCGTTCAAGAACTCCACGTCCGCCTGACGGTGAGCGGTATCCACCCTCACGCCGAGAACCTCACGCCGCTGTGGGTCTTCCTCCGGAAGTCCCTGCACGGTGCTCGCGAGGTCCCGCAGCAAAGAGCGCCGGACCTCCAACGTATTGGGGATCCAGCTCAGCTCCCAGTCGGCATCCGAAACGATGTCGTTCGCCGTATCGAGGACATGGATGAGGTTCTTGTCCGCCCGCTGCCGCTCACGCCTTGCGTGCATCGTGACGAAGAGCATCGCGCACATCGCCAGGGAAGCAGCGACCACCCGCGCACCGCGCATCCTCCCCCCGCGCTGCTCCATTTGAGTCGAAGCTCGAAGGAAGGACTCGGCACGAGCACTGACGCCACGGCCACCTGCGCCCCCCTCCTTGTACTGCGCGAGCAGCGTGCCCTGCGGCAGCCCCTCCGGGGGCCGCCCCGCCTCCTCCCAGTGCCTCGCGGTGTCCTCCAGGTTCGCGCGAAGTTCCAATCGCCGCCGCTCCTCGTCCAACCACCGGACGAGCGAGCCGACACGCTGCAACAGCGTCTCGTGCACCAGGTCCACGCGCTGTGCCTCGGGCTCCTGCTCCCCGGACAGCACCACCAGCCGTGGCCCGGACTCACCCCCCTTCGCCGCCGAGTGCCCGCTCAACCGCAGCAGGGTCTCCTCGGCCAATTCATCCCCATTCGCCTCCAGCAACAACTCGCGCCGGGAACGGGGCCGTCTGGTATCCGGCGCGCCACGCCCC
Encoded here:
- a CDS encoding sigma-70 family RNA polymerase sigma factor is translated as MTELTVSKVPFEDLLTRTRSGDSLAREELLRRCMERASRLVKEPKRKAMVEKIGARPSDISQDSLLKVFQHIDRFKGDTEGEFWGWLTRIVKNEATQTYRHSTRQQRDVMDTVPLDSKDALAVKARGPSPSQVTAHQEEWRRVLAAFSWLAEQQPDQHQALSMFYLDELPVKAIAESLGKTQKSVEGLMQRGSRALRSYMTEEPDEDGPLTPEVAAMRNEADAAYCRYLRRREAGEKVDVEAFVAKHPSCAEELRGMLQWMPRLRALDPSRNS